In Shewanella sp. GD04112, the sequence GTTCACGTATGCCTATCGCCGTGTCTCACGGTGAAGGACACGCAGAGTTTGCCAGCGCGCAGGCACTGGCGTTAGCTGAGGCCTCTGGCACTATCGCGCTGCGTTTTGTGAATGGTAAAGGTGAAATAGCCACCCAATACCCACAAAACCCGAACGGCTCGCCAAACGGTTTAACCGGTATCTGTACTACCGATGGCCGTGTGACCCTGATGATGCCACACCCTGAGCGTGTATTTAGAACGGTTGCGAACTCTTGGCACCCAGATAACTGGGGTGAAGACAGCCCATGGATGCGCATGTTCCGCAATGCGCGAGTCAACTTAGGCTAAGGTTTTTACTGAGAAAACCACGACTTAAGTGAGCAAAAAAAGGAGCGAAATTTTTCGCTCCTTTTTTATATATAAAACGCATCTTTTAAAAAGATAAGGTATTTTAAGATCTTAGTCTTACATTTGTTAAATCTAATAAAATGAAGTTTAAAAATATCAATTTTAAAGACTAATTACCCCTTAATAAGTAGTTCACACAAGTGAAACAAAATTGACTTGCCTTAATTTAGTCGCTGTACTTGCCTGTATTCTCGAGAGATAAAAACAAAAAGCCCCCAACTCATCGAGAAGGGGGCTCGTTTTGCGCTAACAAAACTTCAAATCAAATCAGTATTATTTCAGAGTAAGCGGTCAACGATTACAGCTCACGAGCTGTATAAAGTTCAACAAAAACACGCTTATAGCTGTTAACCAGACGTTCAAATAAGTTTGTCATATCTCTTTCTCCACACCAAAGTTATACCTATGTGCGCGGAGTTTGGCTTGCCTGGGGCGCTTCACCAGTCACATCAAACCGTCTCCTTAACACAGGAGATATATTAACCAGTTAAATCTATCTTCTCAAACGAAAAAAAGTACATTTAGCAATTAGAAAAACTAATCAATATATATCATGCTTTTATTGGTTTAAGTGTGTTTAATTTTGTATATTGTTGAATTTAAACAAATATATTGTATTATCCAAAATTGAATGGATAATGTTTTATTAGTGTGAATATTGTTTTTAATTTGTTTTTATCAGTTTTTGGTGTTTGTAGTGCAGTTTTGTGCTCAAACGGTCAAAAATGGGCTTTTTAATTCAATATGAATCGCTCTCTACCCCATAATTATGGCTCTGTCAACTGTGGGTAAAAGTGAAGTGTGTGCCCCGTAGCAAAACCCATCTAAAGCCCTGAGTTTGATTGATTTGAATCAAAGGCGGGTGGTATAAAATACTCACAAATGAAAGCGATTAAATATCTTAACTATCTGATATTTATATCGATGGGATCATTTGTAGGATTGGGTGGTGAGGTGAAAGTCTCAAAGCCGAGCGATAGTGTGACTAGGGTCTCAGTATGCGAGGGAAAAGGGGATTTTTAAGCCTTGCTGCTTCGATGTAATGAAAAAGATGAAATTTAACGGTTTATACTGAATTCAGCTATAAACACAAAATGAAAACTCACTATCCTACAAAGGCACTTGCTACGAATGGCTCAAGTAGTCGTAGCAATTGGACGCACCACGTAAGGAGTCACCGATGATTGTTGAAGAGGTTGTTGAGCTATCACGGTTGCAGTTTGCGCTGACAGCCATGTATCACTTCCTGTTTGTTCCCTTAACCTTGGGGTTGGCATTTTTGCTGGCTATCATGGAATCACTCTATGTGATGACTGATAAACAAATTTATAAAGATATGACTAAGTTCTGGGGTAAGTTGTTTGGTATCAACTTTGCCTTGGGTGTTTCAACGGGTTTAGCGATGGAATTCCAGTTTGGTACTAACTGGTCTTATTATTCGCACTATGTGGGTGACATCTTTGGTGCACCACTGGCCATTGAAGGATTAATGGCGTTCTTCTTAGAATCGACCTTCGTGGGTATGTTCTTCTTCGGTTGGGATCGTTTCTCTAAGCGTCAACACTTAGCGACAACCTGGTTGGTGGCCTTTGGTTCCAACTTCTCCGCATTGTGGATTCTGGTGGCAAACGGTTGGATGCAAAACCCTGTGGGTAGCGTGTTCAATTACGAAACCATGCGTATGGAAATGACCAGCTTCGCTGATGTTATCTTCAACCCTGTTGCACAGGTGAAGTTTGTTCACACTGTGGCTTCTGGCTATGTGACTGGCGCAATGTTCGTATTAGCGATCAGCTCTTACTACATTCTGAAGAAACGTGACTTACCTTTTGCACGTCGTTCATTTGCGATTGCAGCCAGCTTCGGTATGGCGTCTATCCTGTCTGTTATCGTTCTGGGTGACGAATCAGGCTATAAAGTGGGTGAAGCGCAGCGCGTTAAGTTAGCGGCAATTGAAGCTGAGTGGCACACAGAGCCAGCTCCTGCAGCCTTTACTGCAGTTGGTTTCCCAAATCAAGAAACCATGCACACCGATTTCGCGGTTAAGATCCCTTACGCTATGGGTATCGTGGCAACACGTTCTTTAGATGAAGAAGTGACAGGTCTACGTGACTTAGTGGCTGAACACGAAGTACGTATCCGCAACGGTATGAAAGCTTACGAGATGCTGGTGAAACTGCGCGCTGGTGATAAGTCTCCAGAGTTACGTGACGCGTTCGAAGCGGCGAAAGTTGACTTAGGTTACGGCTTACTGCTGAAGCGTTACACCGACAATGTTGTAGATGCGACAGAAGAGCAAATCAAAGCGGCAGCGAAGGATTCTATCCCGAATGTGGCACCGATTTTCTGGAGCTTCCGTGTGATGGTTGGCTTAGGCTTTGTGATGTTGTTTGTGTTCGCGGCGGCCTTCTGGCAAAGCACACGTCATCAGATCGAAGAGAAGAAATGGGTACTTAAAGCAGCACTCTTTAGCTTGCCATTACCTTGGATTGCGATCGAGTGTGGTTGGTTTGTGGCTGAATATGGCCGTCAACCTTGGACCATCTCTGAGGTGCTGCCGACCTTTATGTCTGCTTCGAGTTTAACGACTGGGGATCTGTGGTTCAGTATTATTTCGATTTCACTGTTCTACACTGTGCTGCTGGTGATCGAGATATTCTTGATGCTTAAGTTTGCCCGTCTTGGCCCTAGCAGTTTAAAGACTGGTCGTTATCACTTCGAGAAACTAGAAGCCTAAGCAGAGGATTTCATTATGTTTGATTATGAAATATTGAGAGTTATCTGGTGGGCTCTGATCGGCGTACTGTTCATCGGATTTGCGGTCACTGACGGTTTTGACATGGGCGTGGGTGCACTTTTACCGATTATCGGTAAAGACGATACTGAGCGCCGTATTATGGTCAACACCATTGCTCCCCATTGGGACGGTAACCAAGTATGGTTAATCACCGCAGGTGGTGCCTTGTTTGCGGCATGGCCTATGGTGTATGCAGTGTCTTTCTCTGGCTTCTATGTGGCCATGATGTTAGTGCTGTTTGCCTTGTACACTCGTCCTGTAGGATTTGACTATCGCTCTAAGATTGAAAATCCAAAATGGCGTAAGTCGTGGGACTGGGCGTTGTTCTGTGGTGGCTTTATTCCACCGCTGATCATCGGTGTGGCCTTCGGTAACTTACTCCAAGGTGTGCCATTCAATTTCGATGAGTTCCTGCGTGCGACTTATCACGGTGGTTTATTTGGTCTGTTGAACCCATTCGGTTTACTGGCGGGCTTAGTGAGCGTGAGCATGTTTATGATGCAAGGCGCTGCTTGGTTACAAATGAAGACCGACGGTGAGCTGCGTGTACGTGCCGCGAATGCGACTCAGCTATGTGCACTGTTAGTGGCAGTATTATTTGCCGCTGCGGGTGTGTGGTTAGCTAATGGTATTGATGGTTATGTTATCACTTCAACC encodes:
- a CDS encoding cytochrome ubiquinol oxidase subunit I, producing MIVEEVVELSRLQFALTAMYHFLFVPLTLGLAFLLAIMESLYVMTDKQIYKDMTKFWGKLFGINFALGVSTGLAMEFQFGTNWSYYSHYVGDIFGAPLAIEGLMAFFLESTFVGMFFFGWDRFSKRQHLATTWLVAFGSNFSALWILVANGWMQNPVGSVFNYETMRMEMTSFADVIFNPVAQVKFVHTVASGYVTGAMFVLAISSYYILKKRDLPFARRSFAIAASFGMASILSVIVLGDESGYKVGEAQRVKLAAIEAEWHTEPAPAAFTAVGFPNQETMHTDFAVKIPYAMGIVATRSLDEEVTGLRDLVAEHEVRIRNGMKAYEMLVKLRAGDKSPELRDAFEAAKVDLGYGLLLKRYTDNVVDATEEQIKAAAKDSIPNVAPIFWSFRVMVGLGFVMLFVFAAAFWQSTRHQIEEKKWVLKAALFSLPLPWIAIECGWFVAEYGRQPWTISEVLPTFMSASSLTTGDLWFSIISISLFYTVLLVIEIFLMLKFARLGPSSLKTGRYHFEKLEA
- the cydB gene encoding cytochrome d ubiquinol oxidase subunit II, with amino-acid sequence MFDYEILRVIWWALIGVLFIGFAVTDGFDMGVGALLPIIGKDDTERRIMVNTIAPHWDGNQVWLITAGGALFAAWPMVYAVSFSGFYVAMMLVLFALYTRPVGFDYRSKIENPKWRKSWDWALFCGGFIPPLIIGVAFGNLLQGVPFNFDEFLRATYHGGLFGLLNPFGLLAGLVSVSMFMMQGAAWLQMKTDGELRVRAANATQLCALLVAVLFAAAGVWLANGIDGYVITSTLDHHALSNPTLKTVAVESGAWLANYDKYPITMLFPVLGVALPLLVILVSRLNRSGFAFLFSSLTVAMVILTCGAAMFPFVMPSSLDPNVSLTMWDATASEMTLTVMTWAAIIFVPIVLSYTVWTYFKMFGRLNRKHIEDNKASLY